From the Kineosporia sp. NBRC 101731 genome, one window contains:
- a CDS encoding AMP-binding protein, with protein MNAVADVALTSESPYVKHWQRVTFGGLLRRWARLRPDAVAVVDPDRRLTYRDLDQAADRVAAGFARLGTKRGDRVVVQLPNRVEFLEVWFGLQRLGAVPVHAMPAHRRDEMTHLAVTSQAVALVVADRQGRFDLRTMADEVCTEVEAKGLPMPQVVVVGDPGQEHRFGFAELTGSAPGSANSSAEGHLGKPASARLLPVTDADPDDPDGPAPGDLALLLISGGTTGRPKLIPRSHTDYDLNARLGVRAAGLDSRSVYLAVLPVGFNFTLACPGVLGTLSVGGTVVLAPDPSPATAFDLIASEKVTHTALTPALVPHWLDEAAGRPQALESLRVVQVGGARLPDELARTLGPALGVIVQQVYGMAEGLICYTGLDDDPKLIATTQGRPGCEDDELLIVRPGTIEPAAVGELLVRGPYTLRAYYNAPGTDFSFTSDGFYRTGDEVRRLPSGHLVVVGRVKDQINRGGEKYAAAEVEEHLLDLPGVRAAAIVAISDPDWGEAAVAVLVHDGPAPTARAVAIHLRQRGLAAFKAPQQVHSLEHLPLTPVGKVDKQALRALLSR; from the coding sequence GTGAACGCGGTCGCAGATGTCGCCTTGACATCCGAGTCGCCCTATGTAAAACATTGGCAAAGAGTTACTTTCGGTGGTCTCCTGAGACGCTGGGCCCGGCTTCGGCCCGACGCCGTGGCCGTGGTGGACCCGGATCGAAGGCTGACCTACCGGGACCTCGACCAGGCCGCCGACCGGGTCGCTGCGGGCTTTGCCCGGCTCGGCACGAAGAGGGGCGACCGGGTCGTGGTGCAGTTGCCCAACCGGGTCGAGTTCCTCGAGGTCTGGTTCGGGCTGCAGCGATTGGGCGCCGTGCCGGTGCACGCCATGCCAGCTCATCGGCGTGACGAGATGACCCATTTGGCAGTCACTTCGCAGGCAGTTGCCCTGGTGGTGGCCGACCGCCAAGGGCGGTTCGACCTACGCACGATGGCCGACGAGGTATGCACCGAAGTGGAGGCCAAGGGATTGCCGATGCCGCAGGTCGTGGTGGTGGGCGACCCCGGGCAAGAGCACCGGTTCGGGTTCGCAGAGCTGACCGGGTCAGCGCCCGGCAGCGCCAATTCTTCTGCTGAAGGGCACCTTGGAAAACCGGCAAGCGCGCGTCTGCTTCCCGTGACCGACGCCGACCCCGACGATCCGGACGGCCCCGCACCGGGTGACCTTGCTCTCCTACTCATCTCCGGCGGCACAACGGGGCGCCCCAAGCTCATCCCCCGCAGCCACACCGACTACGACCTCAATGCCCGCCTCGGCGTTCGCGCCGCCGGGCTGGACTCCCGTTCGGTCTATCTGGCCGTTCTCCCGGTGGGCTTCAACTTCACCCTGGCCTGCCCGGGAGTGCTGGGAACCTTGTCGGTCGGCGGCACTGTCGTGCTGGCCCCGGACCCCAGCCCGGCCACCGCTTTTGACCTGATCGCCAGCGAGAAGGTAACTCACACAGCACTGACGCCCGCCCTCGTCCCCCATTGGCTGGACGAAGCCGCCGGCCGGCCGCAAGCGCTGGAAAGCCTGCGAGTGGTTCAGGTGGGTGGGGCGCGACTGCCGGACGAACTGGCCCGGACGTTGGGGCCGGCCTTGGGGGTCATCGTGCAGCAGGTGTACGGCATGGCCGAGGGGCTGATCTGTTACACGGGACTGGACGACGATCCGAAGCTGATCGCCACCACCCAAGGCCGACCGGGCTGTGAGGACGACGAACTTCTGATCGTGCGGCCCGGAACCATCGAACCGGCTGCCGTCGGAGAACTCTTGGTGCGTGGTCCCTACACCCTGCGCGCCTACTACAACGCGCCCGGCACTGATTTCTCTTTCACCAGCGACGGTTTCTACCGCACCGGTGATGAGGTGCGCCGCTTGCCCTCCGGCCATCTCGTCGTCGTCGGGCGGGTGAAGGACCAGATCAACCGGGGTGGTGAGAAGTACGCCGCGGCCGAGGTCGAGGAGCATCTGCTGGACCTGCCCGGGGTGAGAGCCGCGGCAATCGTTGCGATATCCGATCCGGACTGGGGAGAAGCCGCGGTGGCGGTGCTGGTGCATGACGGGCCGGCCCCCACCGCCCGGGCGGTGGCCATCCACCTACGACAGCGCGGACTGGCCGCCTTCAAGGCGCCGCAACAGGTCCACAGCCTTGAGCACCTTCCTCTGACGCCTGTCGGCAAGGTCGACAAACAGGCGCTGCGGGCACTGCTGAGCCGATGA
- a CDS encoding NAD(P)H-binding protein translates to MSPIGVLGASGAVGAAAISALQQLGLGPLRLGARHLERLRAVKANSAELVAVDVTDAAAVRAFVRGCAVVLDCTGPSYELGEAVPVAALAEKVPCVLVTGEQPVYEALTALGDAASPVVLSAGTMPGLSGLLPRLLVQREHDSHGRAAAPARVVVAPNGTAAAHALGPGESPWGFGPDGRPAAVGPAGSHAGGGASLVVHTGGLERATRTVAADLVLSLGVSAGAANLFGEAGAAWHEGAKRSRALAPADDVEVAGFPGAVSAQPFLSLESERVARDLGLHSLRAWHVHPGPAVRSVLATLPAARHGNTPMDELIARILRAADVDLTGRAPYYRMVFTLTQPDGEQTSALVTSPDSYRLTAAVGACAVQQILDGQVPSGVQFADRALDPAKVLNDLGTADPQTRIDLVVGGAEDEEGAL, encoded by the coding sequence ATGAGCCCGATCGGAGTGCTGGGCGCCTCGGGTGCGGTGGGCGCGGCCGCAATCTCCGCGCTGCAGCAGCTCGGCCTGGGGCCGCTACGGCTGGGAGCGCGCCACCTCGAGCGTCTGCGTGCTGTGAAGGCCAACTCGGCTGAGCTGGTAGCCGTCGATGTGACGGACGCGGCCGCGGTGCGGGCGTTCGTGCGCGGCTGTGCCGTGGTCCTGGACTGCACCGGACCCAGCTACGAGCTGGGCGAGGCGGTACCGGTGGCCGCGCTGGCCGAGAAGGTGCCGTGTGTGCTGGTGACCGGGGAGCAGCCGGTCTACGAAGCCCTCACCGCCCTGGGCGATGCCGCGAGCCCGGTCGTGTTGTCGGCGGGCACGATGCCCGGGCTCTCCGGGCTCCTGCCACGGCTTCTGGTTCAGCGAGAGCACGACAGCCATGGACGTGCGGCGGCGCCGGCGCGCGTTGTTGTGGCCCCGAACGGGACCGCTGCGGCTCACGCCCTCGGGCCGGGCGAGAGCCCTTGGGGGTTTGGGCCGGATGGGAGGCCTGCGGCCGTTGGGCCCGCCGGGAGCCACGCAGGAGGGGGAGCGAGCCTGGTCGTCCATACCGGCGGCCTGGAGCGGGCCACCCGCACCGTCGCCGCCGATCTGGTGTTGTCCCTGGGAGTCTCCGCCGGTGCCGCCAACCTCTTCGGTGAGGCTGGGGCAGCCTGGCACGAGGGGGCCAAACGATCGCGAGCTCTGGCCCCGGCCGACGACGTGGAGGTCGCCGGCTTCCCCGGCGCCGTCAGCGCGCAGCCCTTCTTGAGCCTGGAGTCCGAACGGGTCGCCCGCGACCTGGGTCTGCACAGCCTGCGGGCGTGGCACGTGCACCCGGGTCCGGCCGTGCGTTCGGTACTGGCCACCCTGCCCGCCGCCCGACATGGGAACACCCCCATGGACGAACTCATCGCCCGCATCCTGCGAGCCGCAGACGTGGACCTGACCGGCCGGGCGCCCTACTACCGGATGGTCTTCACCCTTACTCAGCCCGACGGTGAGCAGACTTCAGCGCTGGTGACCAGCCCGGACAGTTACCGGCTCACCGCAGCGGTGGGGGCGTGCGCGGTGCAACAGATCCTGGATGGGCAGGTGCCATCCGGCGTGCAGTTCGCCGACCGCGCTCTCGATCCGGCCAAGGTCCTCAACGACCTGGGTACGGCCGATCCGCAGACCCGCATCGACCTGGTCGTGGGCGGCGCCGAGGATGAGGAAGGCGCACTGTGA
- a CDS encoding Gfo/Idh/MocA family oxidoreductase — translation MTARVVVVGGGFGRIHAQAVTANPDRFELAGVAGQGGVASRELALAHGVRYFDLSKDLDDVASAADIACVAVGSAISGGSGTELAQQLLALGMHVLQEHPLHPDEILACARTARKHGVQHRVNLHYRQVRPVQAFIEAAQRLTAQSQPLFVDAAAPVHVLHPLIDVLAAALGGVRPWRWDEVTGEGPLHSITGTIAGVPITLRVQNQLDPLDRDNHALLWHRIALGTSAGVLTLADTHGPVLWSPRWHADRDQHDRLVLQGRGAEGLEQPSTTVLPGTEPMSMTGAMAQWWPEAVASALDAVVQAVATGADPLKQAQLDLSTARIWNDLTGRLGPAERITASAPSVISVRELTGQNAGQSADRTSDRSVDGTTDRAIDRATHRAADRAGDRGADRAKGEAADEWPPSATPGPYSLEAEFYDLIAAQRTNAVEEVVKALAGCRAGDGPVVEIGAGTGLLTVAVAKALPELKIVAAEPDPIMRAVLTSKVVRDPELRDRVTVTDGAAPDLQLPERIGAALVCGVAGHLTPEARRVLWQRLSERLTPGAPLIVELLALTPDARFGPLQLGQARIGEDDIQWRLSVLPHPEGSQMTSTWDVSRAGKVHRSAVAQHLWRSVTLQDVASESGLGLEVRIAGGADGAVPLGVLRLKN, via the coding sequence GTGACGGCGCGGGTGGTCGTGGTCGGAGGGGGCTTCGGGCGAATTCACGCCCAGGCCGTCACCGCCAATCCCGATCGCTTCGAACTCGCCGGGGTGGCCGGGCAGGGCGGGGTCGCCTCCCGTGAGCTGGCCCTGGCCCACGGCGTCCGGTACTTCGATCTTTCCAAGGACCTGGACGACGTGGCGTCGGCGGCCGACATTGCCTGCGTGGCGGTGGGTTCGGCGATCTCCGGCGGTTCCGGAACCGAGCTGGCGCAGCAGCTCCTCGCCCTCGGAATGCACGTCCTGCAAGAGCATCCGCTGCATCCGGACGAGATTCTGGCCTGCGCGCGGACCGCCCGCAAGCATGGTGTGCAGCACCGGGTGAACCTGCACTACCGGCAGGTGCGGCCGGTGCAGGCCTTTATCGAGGCGGCCCAGCGACTCACCGCCCAGAGCCAACCGCTGTTCGTGGACGCAGCCGCTCCTGTTCACGTGCTACATCCGCTGATCGACGTGCTGGCCGCTGCCCTGGGCGGGGTGCGGCCCTGGAGATGGGACGAGGTGACAGGGGAGGGACCGCTGCACTCGATCACCGGCACCATCGCCGGGGTGCCGATCACCTTGAGGGTGCAGAACCAGCTCGACCCTCTGGACCGTGACAATCACGCACTGCTCTGGCACCGCATCGCGCTGGGAACCTCTGCGGGCGTGCTTACCCTCGCCGACACCCACGGCCCCGTGCTGTGGAGCCCGCGCTGGCACGCCGACCGGGACCAGCATGACCGGCTCGTCCTGCAGGGCAGAGGTGCCGAAGGGCTGGAGCAGCCCAGCACCACCGTGCTGCCCGGCACCGAGCCGATGTCGATGACCGGGGCCATGGCGCAATGGTGGCCCGAAGCGGTGGCGTCGGCGCTCGATGCTGTGGTGCAGGCGGTCGCGACAGGCGCTGACCCGCTCAAGCAGGCGCAGCTGGATCTGAGCACCGCGCGGATCTGGAACGACCTGACCGGCCGGCTGGGCCCGGCGGAGAGGATCACCGCTTCGGCCCCGAGCGTCATTTCCGTTCGCGAGCTCACCGGCCAGAACGCCGGCCAAAGCGCCGATCGAACCAGCGACCGAAGCGTCGACGGAACCACCGACCGAGCCATTGACCGAGCCACCCACCGCGCTGCTGACCGAGCTGGTGACCGAGGCGCCGACCGAGCTAAGGGCGAAGCGGCCGACGAGTGGCCGCCTTCGGCCACGCCAGGCCCGTACTCGCTGGAGGCGGAGTTCTACGACCTGATCGCCGCTCAGCGCACCAACGCGGTCGAGGAGGTGGTGAAGGCTCTGGCCGGGTGCAGGGCCGGGGACGGACCGGTCGTGGAGATCGGCGCCGGGACCGGACTGCTCACCGTCGCCGTGGCCAAGGCGCTGCCCGAGCTGAAGATTGTTGCAGCGGAGCCCGATCCAATCATGCGTGCCGTGCTGACTTCCAAGGTGGTCCGCGATCCGGAGCTTCGTGACCGGGTGACGGTAACCGACGGGGCGGCCCCGGATCTGCAGCTGCCTGAGCGGATCGGTGCGGCTCTGGTCTGCGGTGTGGCCGGCCATCTCACCCCCGAGGCCCGGCGCGTGCTCTGGCAGCGGCTGTCCGAGCGGCTGACGCCCGGCGCCCCCCTGATCGTCGAACTCCTGGCCCTGACTCCCGACGCGCGTTTCGGGCCGCTGCAGCTGGGCCAGGCGCGCATCGGTGAGGACGACATCCAGTGGCGGCTCTCTGTCCTGCCGCACCCCGAGGGCAGCCAGATGACCAGCACCTGGGATGTTTCGAGGGCCGGGAAGGTCCACCGCTCAGCCGTCGCCCAGCACCTCTGGCGCTCGGTGACCCTGCAGGACGTGGCCTCGGAGTCGGGCCTTGGCCTCGAGGTCCGGATCGCTGGCGGAGCCGACGGCGCCGTCCCTCTGGGCGTCCTGCGCCTCAAGAACTGA
- a CDS encoding amino acid adenylation domain-containing protein: protein MELDDLLRSLEKAGVRLWTDSGELRFRAPRGVFGQDLRDQVKAQREALVQHLGQGAASDGLPQALPDPQAAHQPFPLTEVQTAYLTGRSSAYEYGGVACHAYVEVTYPDLEPETVRQAWTTLVHRHGALRTLVHPDGTQHVLEHVPDLPVGYEDVRGQAVVAFEQALIRTRERLENRDAPPDRWPLIDLHVTRSDQGAVLHLGIELLAADYAGVQQLLAESDALLSDPQAPSAQAVDITFRDYLTARRAISETAAYQRDRAYWRKRAETLPGPPELPLNTAKSASTGKVVSFVRHERALSAETVGRLERQARQRDLSVSSVLLAAYAQTIARWSRNRAFTLTVPTFGRLPLHPDVERLVGDFTTIELLEVDLTRPRTFTEQARRLAARLMEDLDHALFPGTEVAAEVARLSGQRPLLPVVFTSTLDLPASSVPVPGQAGAVSYVSTRTPQVWIDCQSVRREDALVLSWDVREGVLADGVAHDAFGAFADLVTSLAQEDSAWEQHLPGLPASQTARRTQANATKAPLPQGLLQDGFLAQADRTPDATAIDGPGGALTYTQLRTRARAVAAVLTEVAAGEPVAVYLDKSPDQVVGVLGVLLAGAAYLPIETSQPAARRAVVLDSAAVSIIVTSSALAAHADPGGTRRIVVVDEVDAGEPAPLKVGPLDLAYVIYTSGSTGVPKGVMISHQAALNTLHDVADRIHLGPQDAVLGLAGLGFDLSVFDVFATLARGATLVLPEPQRRGDPSHWAELADTYGVSVWNSVPGQLQMLTDYLRTDPQCAPAGLRVALLSGDWIPVTLPDATRALMPGLQVISMGGATEAAVWSIWHAIDQVDPERPSIPYGKPLANQTFHVLNTDLEPVPDWCPGELFIGGVGVALGYLGDAEKTAERFITHPVTGERLYRTGDLGRYRPDGEIEFLGREDNQVKIRGYRIELAEVEAAMLANPAVGAAAAVVDTEPSGARTIVGVVEPAILETTAADPWLEESQNTLENARFASQVAQKGFDEQAFAAFRAALADAAITAMTALLAERTAVAAAGSTAEEICSALGASVASAPVVRRWLPALHHAGILGRDPNGTWHQSAGIAPASSSVPEALSRLQQAASEQGADLARIVTLCIENLGGLVDGSTDVRELLFPGANPDLMLGAYRDNLAVAHLHEALGAAVNEVALRRSGTLRVLEVGGGVAGTTTKLVPALAASRPDYLFTDPAAFFVAESADRFPEHPWLRTARLDLRENPAAQGVAANSVDVVVAGNHLHALPDVDAALRNIHTILAPGGWIAVIEQTHDEDPALLVSTEFLEAAAGPVHDVRAIDGRAFLSAEQWHQALRGAGFFVRGDLPGQDEPLSATGQRLILAQAKTNRAVAEPQELSRRVSELLPAYMVPGRWVVIDQMPLTRNGKVDRTSLAATVALTSGAAVQASAGGSPQGALEEQLAQLWAELLGVEKVGREDDFFALGGDSLLVARLVALLRERVPGVVTAEWEVVLREMLRRPTVAALAAYLRGLSGGTTAVEETQAKRTNAVVPLHGDPGGDGPLTVLVHAGTGTVMPYRALITEIRRRSAGTGHVVGVEVPHLPDFLQADPEGLIEQVSARYVRELLPLAQTPKRPVHVVGYCLGGLIATEIARGLSEAGVDVATFTAISSHSPRFRLDDELLSEYSFAIMMGIDPQALGFPADELRVAAAADAALQAGGGVIESGAFTRLGEDFADVRERFTQLAALPRARRVERLCELVPATAGMYEPEHMDRLRETFRQSVFAITRYQPEPYAGDITFLRHSGAYPFPGSRDAVTQHWSQLCLGDLDIVDVPGDHFTCIDVEHAAGLLDTLVDITDGAVLR from the coding sequence GTGGAGCTTGACGATCTTCTGCGAAGCCTTGAGAAGGCCGGGGTGCGACTGTGGACAGACAGCGGTGAACTGCGCTTTCGCGCCCCCCGAGGGGTCTTTGGGCAGGACCTTCGTGACCAGGTGAAGGCGCAGCGAGAAGCTCTTGTCCAGCACCTGGGCCAGGGCGCCGCCTCCGACGGGTTGCCCCAGGCGCTGCCGGACCCGCAGGCGGCACACCAGCCGTTCCCTCTCACCGAGGTGCAGACCGCCTATCTCACCGGGCGTAGCAGCGCCTACGAGTACGGCGGTGTCGCCTGCCACGCATATGTCGAGGTCACGTACCCCGACCTGGAGCCGGAGACGGTGCGGCAGGCTTGGACGACATTGGTCCACCGTCACGGCGCGTTGCGAACACTGGTGCATCCGGACGGAACTCAGCACGTGCTGGAGCACGTCCCCGATCTGCCGGTGGGCTACGAGGATGTTCGGGGCCAGGCCGTGGTGGCCTTCGAGCAGGCGCTGATCCGCACCCGGGAGCGCCTGGAGAACCGCGATGCCCCGCCCGACCGCTGGCCCCTGATCGATCTGCACGTCACTCGCTCCGACCAGGGCGCGGTGCTGCACCTGGGCATCGAGTTGCTGGCCGCCGACTACGCCGGTGTCCAGCAGTTGCTGGCCGAGTCGGACGCACTGCTGAGCGATCCGCAGGCGCCTTCGGCGCAGGCCGTGGACATCACCTTCCGCGATTACCTCACCGCCCGCCGGGCCATCAGCGAGACCGCCGCCTACCAGCGCGATCGGGCCTACTGGCGCAAGCGCGCCGAGACCCTGCCCGGGCCACCTGAACTGCCCTTGAACACGGCGAAATCGGCATCGACGGGCAAGGTCGTCAGTTTCGTCCGCCACGAGCGGGCACTGTCAGCCGAAACCGTCGGCAGGCTGGAGCGACAGGCCCGCCAGCGTGACCTCAGTGTTTCCTCGGTGCTGCTGGCGGCGTATGCGCAGACCATTGCCCGATGGAGCCGTAACCGTGCCTTCACGCTCACCGTGCCCACCTTCGGGCGCTTGCCCCTGCACCCGGACGTGGAGCGTCTGGTGGGCGACTTCACCACCATCGAGCTCCTCGAGGTCGACCTCACCCGGCCGCGCACGTTCACCGAACAGGCTCGTCGTCTGGCCGCCCGTCTGATGGAGGACCTCGACCACGCCCTCTTCCCCGGAACCGAGGTCGCGGCTGAGGTGGCTCGGCTGAGCGGTCAGAGGCCCTTGCTTCCGGTGGTGTTCACCAGCACTCTGGATCTTCCGGCCAGTTCGGTTCCGGTCCCCGGGCAGGCCGGTGCCGTGTCCTACGTCTCCACCCGCACCCCCCAGGTCTGGATCGACTGCCAAAGTGTGCGGCGCGAAGATGCTCTCGTCCTGTCCTGGGACGTGCGTGAGGGAGTCCTGGCCGACGGCGTGGCCCACGACGCCTTCGGGGCCTTCGCCGATCTGGTGACCAGCCTGGCGCAGGAGGATTCGGCCTGGGAGCAGCATCTCCCGGGCCTACCGGCGTCGCAGACGGCTCGCCGGACCCAGGCCAACGCCACCAAGGCGCCGCTGCCGCAGGGCCTCCTGCAGGACGGGTTCCTCGCTCAGGCTGATCGTACCCCCGACGCCACCGCGATCGACGGTCCCGGCGGCGCCCTCACGTATACCCAATTGAGGACGCGGGCCCGCGCGGTCGCTGCCGTCCTCACCGAAGTGGCGGCCGGCGAACCGGTCGCGGTCTACCTGGACAAGAGTCCCGACCAGGTCGTCGGGGTCCTGGGCGTCCTGCTGGCCGGTGCCGCCTACCTGCCGATTGAGACCAGCCAGCCGGCGGCCCGGCGGGCCGTCGTTCTGGACAGCGCCGCGGTTTCCATCATCGTGACCTCTTCGGCGCTGGCCGCTCACGCCGATCCCGGCGGCACCCGCCGTATCGTGGTGGTGGACGAAGTGGACGCCGGTGAACCGGCTCCGCTCAAGGTGGGTCCGCTTGACCTGGCGTACGTCATCTACACCTCCGGTTCCACCGGCGTGCCCAAGGGTGTGATGATCAGCCATCAGGCCGCGCTGAACACGCTGCATGACGTGGCTGACCGCATCCACCTGGGCCCGCAGGACGCCGTTCTGGGCCTGGCCGGACTGGGATTCGACCTGTCGGTGTTCGACGTCTTCGCCACCCTTGCCCGGGGCGCCACCCTGGTCCTGCCCGAACCGCAGCGCCGGGGTGACCCCTCGCACTGGGCCGAACTAGCTGATACGTATGGTGTTTCGGTTTGGAACTCGGTGCCCGGCCAGTTGCAGATGCTGACCGACTACCTGCGCACCGATCCGCAGTGTGCCCCGGCCGGGCTGCGGGTGGCGCTGCTGAGCGGTGACTGGATCCCCGTCACCCTGCCCGACGCGACCCGCGCGCTCATGCCCGGCCTGCAGGTGATCAGCATGGGCGGCGCGACCGAGGCTGCCGTCTGGTCGATCTGGCACGCCATCGATCAGGTCGATCCCGAGCGGCCGAGCATCCCGTACGGAAAGCCGCTGGCCAACCAGACCTTCCATGTGCTGAATACCGACCTGGAGCCGGTGCCGGACTGGTGCCCGGGCGAATTGTTCATCGGTGGCGTCGGGGTGGCCCTGGGATACCTGGGCGATGCCGAGAAGACGGCTGAGCGATTCATCACTCACCCGGTCACCGGTGAACGGCTCTATCGCACCGGCGATCTGGGCCGCTACCGCCCTGACGGCGAGATCGAGTTCCTGGGTCGCGAGGACAACCAGGTCAAGATCCGCGGTTACCGCATCGAACTGGCCGAGGTCGAGGCCGCGATGCTGGCCAACCCCGCGGTCGGGGCCGCTGCCGCAGTCGTGGACACCGAGCCCTCGGGAGCCCGCACCATCGTGGGCGTCGTCGAGCCCGCGATCCTGGAGACCACGGCGGCGGACCCGTGGCTGGAGGAGTCGCAGAACACCCTCGAGAACGCCCGTTTCGCCTCGCAGGTTGCCCAAAAGGGTTTTGATGAGCAGGCCTTCGCCGCTTTCCGCGCCGCCCTGGCCGATGCTGCCATCACCGCCATGACGGCGTTGCTGGCCGAACGGACGGCGGTCGCCGCCGCAGGAAGCACGGCCGAGGAGATCTGCTCGGCACTGGGAGCCTCGGTGGCGTCGGCGCCGGTAGTGCGCCGCTGGCTGCCTGCGTTGCACCACGCAGGCATCCTCGGGCGCGACCCGAACGGCACCTGGCACCAGTCGGCCGGCATCGCGCCGGCTAGCTCCTCCGTACCAGAGGCGCTTTCACGCCTTCAGCAGGCCGCTTCCGAGCAGGGCGCCGACCTGGCCCGGATCGTCACCCTATGCATCGAGAACCTGGGTGGTCTGGTCGACGGTTCCACCGACGTCCGTGAGCTGCTCTTCCCCGGGGCCAACCCCGACCTGATGCTGGGCGCCTACCGCGACAATCTGGCGGTGGCCCACCTGCACGAGGCCCTGGGCGCTGCGGTGAACGAGGTGGCCCTTCGCCGCTCCGGCACCCTGCGGGTGCTGGAGGTCGGCGGGGGTGTCGCCGGCACCACGACCAAGCTGGTTCCCGCGCTGGCGGCCAGTCGCCCCGACTACTTGTTCACCGACCCGGCCGCCTTCTTCGTCGCCGAGAGCGCCGACCGCTTCCCCGAGCACCCCTGGCTCCGCACCGCCCGCCTGGACCTGCGCGAAAACCCGGCAGCCCAGGGTGTTGCGGCCAACAGCGTGGACGTCGTGGTGGCCGGTAACCACCTGCACGCCCTGCCCGACGTGGACGCCGCACTGCGTAACATCCACACGATCCTGGCCCCGGGCGGCTGGATCGCCGTGATTGAGCAGACCCACGACGAGGATCCGGCGCTGCTTGTTTCCACCGAGTTCCTGGAGGCCGCGGCCGGACCGGTGCACGACGTACGGGCCATCGACGGACGCGCGTTCCTGAGCGCAGAGCAGTGGCACCAGGCTCTGCGGGGCGCCGGGTTCTTCGTGCGGGGCGACCTGCCGGGCCAGGACGAACCGTTGTCCGCCACCGGGCAGCGGCTCATCCTGGCTCAGGCCAAGACCAATCGGGCCGTGGCCGAACCGCAGGAACTCAGCCGCCGGGTGTCGGAACTGCTGCCCGCCTACATGGTGCCCGGCCGCTGGGTCGTGATCGATCAGATGCCGCTGACCCGCAACGGCAAGGTCGACCGCACGTCGCTGGCAGCGACGGTCGCATTGACCTCGGGCGCGGCCGTTCAGGCCAGCGCCGGAGGCAGTCCTCAGGGAGCGCTGGAAGAGCAACTGGCCCAGCTGTGGGCCGAACTGCTGGGAGTGGAGAAGGTCGGGCGCGAAGACGACTTCTTCGCCCTGGGTGGAGATTCGCTGCTGGTCGCCCGCTTGGTGGCCCTGCTGCGCGAGCGGGTGCCAGGAGTCGTCACCGCCGAATGGGAAGTAGTGCTGCGCGAAATGCTGCGCCGCCCGACGGTGGCCGCGCTGGCCGCCTACCTGCGCGGGCTCTCGGGAGGCACCACCGCTGTCGAGGAGACGCAGGCCAAGCGGACCAACGCGGTGGTCCCGCTGCACGGCGACCCGGGTGGAGACGGCCCGCTGACGGTGCTGGTGCACGCCGGCACCGGAACGGTCATGCCCTACCGGGCGCTGATCACCGAGATCCGCCGACGCTCGGCCGGGACCGGACACGTGGTCGGTGTCGAGGTCCCGCACCTGCCGGACTTCCTGCAGGCCGATCCGGAAGGGCTGATCGAGCAGGTCTCGGCCCGCTATGTCAGGGAACTGCTACCTCTGGCGCAGACGCCGAAGCGCCCGGTGCACGTGGTCGGCTACTGCCTGGGTGGTCTGATCGCCACCGAGATCGCCCGCGGACTGTCCGAGGCTGGGGTGGACGTGGCTACGTTCACCGCGATCAGCAGTCACAGCCCTCGTTTCCGCCTGGACGACGAACTGCTGAGTGAGTACTCCTTCGCGATCATGATGGGCATCGACCCGCAGGCTCTGGGCTTTCCGGCCGACGAACTACGGGTGGCCGCCGCGGCGGACGCCGCCCTGCAGGCGGGTGGCGGCGTGATCGAGAGCGGGGCGTTCACCCGCCTGGGGGAGGACTTCGCCGACGTCCGTGAGCGGTTCACGCAACTGGCCGCCCTGCCCCGGGCCCGCCGGGTGGAGCGGCTGTGCGAGCTAGTCCCGGCCACCGCCGGGATGTACGAGCCCGAGCACATGGACCGGCTGCGGGAAACATTCCGGCAGAGCGTTTTTGCGATTACCCGCTACCAACCCGAGCCCTACGCCGGGGACATCACGTTCCTGCGGCACAGCGGCGCCTACCCCTTCCCGGGGAGCCGCGACGCGGTGACTCAGCACTGGTCGCAGTTGTGTCTGGGCGACCTTGACATCGTGGATGTGCCGGGGGACCACTTCACCTGCATCGACGTGGAACATGCCGCCGGACTGCTGGACACCCTGGTGGACATCACCGATGGGGCGGTGCTGCGATGA